In one window of Paucidesulfovibrio gracilis DSM 16080 DNA:
- a CDS encoding sensor histidine kinase, with translation MSRNKGKSRDTADPAIGLEPNPFQGMRRKLLVALGVATLTPFLFVLVVGHAAYTNAVRTGSMETMRRIVEDHGRMIETYLRERRADLELLLDFEAHGELADTDVLTDRLQWLRRSCRAFVDLGYIDEQGRQVAYAGPHSLAGKDYSQAEWFQATLTKGVHISDVFLGYRNEPHFVVAVARKVGEQTAVLRATMDPHEFSGMVERIRMGSTGEAWILDAHGRYQTEPRSGAALLSQARVPEQALHPGRGIHVLEAAGEDGTDYLYCAAWINNGKWLLVARQEKNDAFAHLQEAASWIAAIFLLGGLIISVLAFTISGRLELALTRVFHEKEGLRDHLYRAARLAEIGEMTTGIAHEINNPLQVMKSDLSYMEMVMTDMVEKGTLQEGEDCAEVRTSMEQLRLQISRCAKITQSILQFGRQGDSVVQDVELRAYLPEVLGMVEEKAAVRGIALELETPPHPVFVRADPGQLQQVVLNLLNNALHAVEEHHPDGGGKVVVLCGPGEKGMVDIEVRDNGCGISPENMERIFAPFFTTKPVGKGTGLGLSVCHGIVGRMGGNMDVRSQPGRGTRFTVRLPRPQKG, from the coding sequence ATGAGTAGGAATAAGGGCAAAAGCCGGGATACCGCAGATCCGGCCATTGGTCTGGAACCAAATCCGTTTCAGGGGATGCGGCGCAAATTATTGGTGGCACTTGGGGTGGCAACGCTGACGCCGTTTTTGTTTGTCCTCGTTGTGGGACATGCCGCGTATACAAATGCTGTCCGCACGGGATCCATGGAGACCATGCGACGTATCGTAGAGGACCATGGGCGAATGATCGAAACATATTTACGGGAGCGCCGTGCCGATTTGGAACTGCTCCTGGATTTCGAGGCACATGGAGAACTTGCCGATACCGATGTGCTTACCGACCGCTTGCAGTGGCTGCGGCGGAGTTGCCGGGCCTTTGTGGATTTGGGGTATATTGACGAGCAGGGGCGGCAGGTGGCGTATGCCGGGCCGCATTCCCTGGCAGGAAAGGACTACTCGCAGGCCGAGTGGTTTCAGGCCACGCTCACCAAGGGCGTTCACATCAGCGACGTATTTCTCGGATACCGGAATGAGCCGCACTTTGTGGTGGCCGTGGCCCGAAAAGTCGGGGAGCAGACAGCCGTATTGCGCGCCACCATGGATCCACATGAATTCTCCGGAATGGTGGAGCGTATTCGCATGGGATCCACTGGTGAAGCGTGGATTCTGGATGCCCATGGGCGTTACCAAACAGAACCGCGCAGTGGTGCGGCCCTGCTCAGCCAGGCGCGGGTGCCGGAGCAGGCGTTGCATCCCGGCCGGGGGATTCATGTGCTGGAGGCTGCGGGAGAAGACGGCACGGACTATTTGTATTGTGCGGCCTGGATTAACAACGGGAAGTGGCTGCTCGTGGCCCGGCAGGAAAAAAATGATGCTTTTGCGCACTTGCAGGAGGCCGCCAGTTGGATCGCTGCTATTTTTTTGCTGGGCGGCCTGATCATCTCGGTGTTGGCCTTCACCATCAGTGGTCGCCTGGAGCTGGCGCTCACCAGGGTATTTCATGAAAAAGAAGGGCTGCGCGATCATCTCTACAGGGCGGCCCGTCTGGCGGAAATAGGGGAAATGACCACGGGCATCGCTCACGAGATCAACAATCCGCTGCAAGTCATGAAAAGCGACCTTTCCTATATGGAAATGGTCATGACCGACATGGTGGAAAAAGGGACGCTGCAGGAAGGAGAGGATTGCGCGGAAGTGCGAACGTCCATGGAGCAGCTGCGGTTGCAGATTAGCCGTTGCGCAAAAATCACGCAATCCATTTTGCAATTCGGGCGGCAGGGCGACTCCGTGGTTCAGGATGTGGAACTGCGGGCGTATCTGCCCGAGGTGCTGGGCATGGTAGAGGAAAAGGCGGCCGTGCGCGGCATTGCATTGGAACTGGAAACGCCTCCCCATCCCGTGTTTGTACGGGCCGATCCCGGACAATTGCAGCAAGTGGTGCTCAACCTGCTGAATAACGCCCTGCATGCGGTGGAGGAGCATCATCCCGACGGGGGCGGCAAGGTCGTTGTGCTTTGCGGTCCTGGAGAAAAAGGAATGGTGGACATAGAAGTCCGGGACAATGGGTGCGGCATCAGCCCGGAAAATATGGAACGGATCTTTGCGCCGTTTTTCACCACAAAGCCAGTGGGAAAAGGAACAGGATTGGGCTTGAGCGTTTGCCACGGTATTGTGGGACGCATGGGCGGCAATATGGATGTACGAAGTCAGCCAGGACGGGGAACCCGGTTTACGGTTCGTCTGCCCCGGCCACAAAAGGGGTGA
- a CDS encoding response regulator has translation MKIMIVDDEQRLLYTTKKLFSKIGIDVLTASSGEDALRLLESETVHVVFLDIKMPGMDGLKVLKEIKKINPMIEVIMLTGHASLEAAVEGIRLGAADYLIKPVSMKSLLGKSEEAFERRKKLEEKICLARSRNVVRGD, from the coding sequence ATGAAAATCATGATTGTCGATGACGAACAGCGCCTCCTCTACACAACGAAGAAGTTGTTCTCCAAGATCGGGATCGACGTTCTCACCGCATCCAGCGGTGAAGACGCGTTGCGTCTTTTGGAGAGCGAGACGGTTCATGTCGTTTTTTTGGATATCAAAATGCCGGGTATGGATGGCCTGAAGGTCTTGAAGGAGATCAAAAAGATCAACCCCATGATCGAGGTCATCATGCTCACGGGGCACGCCTCGCTGGAAGCCGCGGTGGAAGGAATCCGGCTTGGTGCTGCTGATTATCTGATCAAACCGGTGAGCATGAAGAGCCTGCTCGGCAAGTCGGAAGAGGCGTTTGAAAGGAGGAAGAAACTCGAGGAGAAAATCTGCTTAGCCAGGAGTCGGAATGTCGTCAGAGGAGATTGA
- a CDS encoding YIP1 family protein, which produces MTRQGLALKADPGTESERRVEADTSPLDTRRFFTTMTEIVRAPRIFFAGLEDTPQNYRNAWRYLALAALFHTMVSVTYFFNHKLAMAGILMINAMALPALLAFLCLLVMNMFLGAGTTFKRVFTIVAFASGTVMPVSWIPALQVFTEPIRALLVCVGLTKACGLRPWQSVFAVVLTVILFLLLMWSALPVLMDLQGGLAG; this is translated from the coding sequence ATGACCCGGCAAGGCCTTGCTCTTAAAGCCGATCCGGGGACGGAAAGCGAACGCCGCGTGGAAGCCGATACCTCGCCCTTGGATACCAGACGGTTTTTCACCACCATGACGGAAATTGTACGCGCCCCACGGATTTTCTTTGCCGGATTGGAGGATACGCCGCAAAATTATCGCAATGCCTGGCGATATCTGGCGCTTGCCGCATTGTTCCATACCATGGTCAGCGTCACCTATTTTTTCAACCACAAGTTGGCCATGGCCGGGATTCTGATGATCAATGCCATGGCTCTGCCCGCGTTGCTGGCTTTCTTGTGCCTTTTGGTCATGAACATGTTTCTGGGAGCGGGAACCACCTTTAAGCGTGTGTTCACCATTGTGGCCTTTGCCTCGGGTACGGTCATGCCCGTTTCCTGGATTCCGGCGTTGCAGGTGTTCACCGAACCGATTCGCGCACTGCTGGTCTGCGTTGGGCTGACCAAGGCCTGTGGCCTGCGGCCCTGGCAGTCCGTGTTTGCCGTTGTGTTGACCGTCATTTTGTTCCTGCTGCTGATGTGGTCGGCTCTGCCCGTGCTTATGGACCTGCAGGGCGGCTTGGCCGGTTAA
- a CDS encoding response regulator, with protein sequence MRLLLVDDESEFLTLVTRRMARRGVLVTTAESGRQALDLLEHGTFDAVVLDVRMPGMDGIETLRRLKERFPDLAVILLTGHADTASAFTGMELGAFDYMIKPVAFDELFAKIRDAARCSTRN encoded by the coding sequence ATGCGGTTGTTGTTGGTGGATGATGAGTCGGAATTTCTGACCCTGGTGACCCGGCGAATGGCCCGACGCGGTGTGTTGGTGACCACGGCGGAGTCCGGACGGCAGGCTCTGGATTTACTGGAACACGGGACATTCGATGCCGTGGTGTTGGATGTCCGAATGCCCGGCATGGACGGCATTGAGACCTTGCGTCGCCTTAAGGAGCGGTTTCCGGATTTGGCCGTTATTTTGCTCACCGGCCATGCGGATACGGCTTCCGCGTTTACGGGAATGGAATTGGGAGCGTTTGATTACATGATCAAGCCTGTGGCGTTTGACGAATTGTTCGCCAAAATACGCGACGCTGCACGTTGTTCCACTCGGAACTGA
- a CDS encoding glutamate-5-semialdehyde dehydrogenase — protein MSVKQEMRAIGKKAAAAARALASAEGSARAQALNILADLLESERRFIMDENGRDLDQAEKNGLDAARTQRLTISDKVLASMVQGCRDVAAMADPVGEIESMVKRPNGMLVGRMRIPMGVVAMIYESRPNATIDAGILCLKAGNATILRGGSEAFHSNQALASLMHQALEQAGLPRDAVQVVPTTDRDAVKEMLKLSDYIDVVIPRGGEGLIRAVTEQATMPVLKHYKGVCHIYADETCDLERAVEIIHNAKTQYPSGCNALECLLVHERVAAGLLPRVAERLGRDAVVFHACERSLPLMGDADVQPAKDEDWGKEYLEMTMAVKVVDDMEEAVEHIAQYGSNHTEAILTNDHAKAMRFLREVDASLVVVNATTRFNDGAQLGLGAEIGISTSKLHAYGPMGIKELTSTKFVLLGEGHIRQ, from the coding sequence ATGAGCGTCAAGCAGGAAATGCGTGCCATTGGAAAAAAAGCGGCTGCCGCTGCACGGGCCTTGGCCTCGGCCGAGGGATCCGCCCGGGCGCAGGCGTTGAATATTCTGGCCGACTTGCTGGAAAGCGAGCGTCGTTTCATTATGGATGAAAACGGCCGTGATTTGGATCAGGCCGAGAAGAATGGACTGGACGCGGCCCGCACCCAGCGTTTGACCATTTCCGACAAGGTCTTGGCTTCCATGGTGCAGGGCTGCCGTGACGTGGCGGCCATGGCCGATCCCGTTGGAGAGATCGAATCTATGGTGAAGCGGCCCAACGGCATGTTGGTGGGCCGGATGCGCATTCCCATGGGCGTCGTGGCCATGATCTACGAGTCCCGGCCCAATGCCACCATTGACGCGGGGATTCTCTGCCTCAAGGCGGGCAATGCCACTATCTTGCGAGGCGGCTCCGAGGCGTTTCACTCCAATCAGGCGCTGGCTTCGTTAATGCATCAGGCCTTGGAGCAGGCCGGGCTGCCCCGGGACGCCGTGCAGGTGGTACCCACCACGGATCGGGACGCGGTGAAGGAAATGCTCAAACTTTCGGATTATATCGACGTGGTCATCCCGCGTGGCGGCGAGGGACTGATTCGGGCTGTCACCGAGCAGGCCACCATGCCCGTGCTGAAGCACTATAAGGGTGTGTGCCATATTTACGCTGACGAGACATGCGATCTGGAACGGGCAGTGGAAATTATCCATAACGCCAAGACCCAGTACCCCAGTGGATGCAACGCCTTGGAGTGCCTATTGGTGCATGAGCGGGTGGCCGCCGGGCTGCTGCCCAGGGTTGCCGAGCGACTGGGACGGGATGCTGTGGTTTTTCATGCCTGCGAACGCTCCTTGCCATTGATGGGGGATGCGGATGTGCAGCCCGCTAAGGACGAAGACTGGGGCAAGGAATATTTGGAAATGACCATGGCCGTGAAGGTGGTGGACGATATGGAGGAGGCCGTGGAGCACATCGCTCAATACGGCTCCAACCATACCGAGGCCATCTTGACCAATGACCACGCCAAGGCCATGCGTTTTCTGCGTGAGGTGGACGCTTCCCTGGTGGTGGTCAATGCCACCACACGCTTCAACGACGGAGCGCAGTTGGGGTTGGGCGCGGAAATCGGCATTTCCACTTCCAAGCTGCATGCGTATGGCCCTATGGGCATCAAAGAGCTGACCTCCACCAAATTCGTGTTGCTCGGGGAAGGACACATCCGGCAATGA
- a CDS encoding CBS domain-containing protein: protein MSINIKVLMVDDEERFRTTTAKILERKGYDTVMAASGEQALEMMVEKPDVVVLDIKMEGMDGHETLRKIREIDADVPVIMLTGHGALPSAKEALDSGAQDYLTKPCDVDLLSAKIRDAVAAAKQESYQERLAEEVMIPLTNYTTITEDETVRSAVDKLRSLSTQLVTTERIMDTGHRSILVFDKGGDLTGILSPMDLIAAARPPYLSAPKPSMADSLQYSTMFWQGLFTSRIKEIADMKVADIMSDTPPVVDASTNLMEIAETMYFQRARRLAVAKNGKIVGVVREQELFFEIGRILAN, encoded by the coding sequence ATGTCAATCAATATAAAAGTGTTGATGGTTGATGATGAGGAGCGGTTTCGCACCACCACGGCCAAGATTTTGGAGCGCAAGGGGTACGACACCGTCATGGCCGCCAGCGGCGAACAGGCCTTGGAAATGATGGTCGAGAAACCCGATGTGGTGGTTCTCGATATCAAAATGGAGGGCATGGACGGACACGAGACCTTGCGGAAAATCCGGGAGATCGACGCGGACGTGCCGGTGATCATGCTCACGGGACACGGAGCGCTGCCCAGCGCCAAGGAGGCGCTGGACTCCGGCGCGCAGGACTATTTGACCAAGCCCTGCGACGTGGATTTGCTCTCCGCGAAGATTCGCGATGCCGTGGCAGCGGCAAAGCAGGAATCCTACCAGGAGCGGTTGGCAGAAGAGGTGATGATTCCGCTTACCAACTATACGACCATTACCGAGGACGAGACCGTTCGTTCTGCCGTGGATAAACTGCGCAGTCTGAGCACGCAGCTGGTCACCACGGAACGTATCATGGATACCGGGCATCGCTCCATTCTCGTCTTCGACAAGGGAGGCGACCTCACCGGTATTCTCAGTCCCATGGATCTGATAGCGGCCGCTCGGCCACCTTATTTGAGCGCGCCCAAGCCGTCAATGGCCGACAGCCTGCAATACTCCACCATGTTCTGGCAGGGGCTGTTCACATCCCGGATTAAGGAAATCGCCGACATGAAGGTGGCGGACATCATGTCCGATACGCCGCCCGTAGTGGATGCGTCCACCAACCTGATGGAGATTGCCGAGACCATGTATTTCCAGCGGGCCAGGCGTTTGGCCGTGGCCAAGAATGGAAAGATCGTGGGCGTGGTTCGGGAGCAGGAGCTGTTTTTCGAAATAGGCCGCATTTTGGCGAACTGA
- a CDS encoding sigma 54-interacting transcriptional regulator, with amino-acid sequence MTEHSDAAATRSWRSITQLFHALGLKAKLLITILPFLAIILAGTGYAMYKVSTEYMDIALERNVRIRDLALAHAVEDHLDQCRRDLLLLSRLSLTPESMPAAFAALQESSSIDYCEFGYIAPNAGQHIFFVTHAGEPHPVPGAAIADIRPSPFRHLDDLPPLRNGEVHPSPILDVEYPLPLPQNTGHRVGERIIRFTTPFTAKGSTSPGHLCLGIRARDLRNLLSLYNSRRSPIWGYPRSDEVRFSYLFDPTGWILFQSDQLDKPNAELGTFLARSGYTGTLGRPGLPCAFRPGTAHADYWNMVMDAAEGRDGILRLRDDGHTSKEVNSYYLSWAPIRFRMSPNKPPMVYAGATFVDRSRLTVTAGYEYIDVMLLITLGSTLLLSLLVYLMSRLSMGPIYRLTKAVSAMQTSGRLQRLTLPESGYETGRLQAAINGMIDRVRDQMEQIRQRDEAIEHVNLKEPARLEGDTALLEEVLQGDMPDIVGVGPRMALFKSDIARAAQVDVDVLVMGETGTGKQLVAEAVHRQSRRAERPFISINCGALDENLLLDALFGHVKGAFSEARSDRKGAFQEADGGTLFLDEIQSASAKVQQALLRAIAMRKIKPLGRDMEVDVDVRLICATNANLAQMIQDGDFREDLYYRLKVLTIQTPPLREHPESIPLLALHYLRQAELLVNRSGMSLSKGAVRKMTGYHWPGNIRELINSITRAAVMAETEVIQAEEIKLEIEGLRYVSPLDQDAIGGCGPCDDPSGQEATPLDETNTTPPGQDDSIPGPESSSEARVQSGDASVDSTKQPDIPPKERHKSVPTRSRSDAPKPTPPISDGPPELNRRQKRALPVIRKRGVVSRNDYQSIVGGKLASRTAIYDLQDMVKKGLLIKEGRGPATRYVVNPKARRLND; translated from the coding sequence ATGACCGAGCATTCCGACGCTGCCGCAACGCGATCCTGGCGCTCTATTACGCAACTGTTTCATGCTCTGGGACTCAAGGCCAAACTGCTCATTACCATTCTTCCGTTTCTGGCCATCATTCTCGCGGGAACAGGGTACGCTATGTACAAGGTTTCCACGGAATACATGGATATCGCGCTGGAGCGCAACGTACGCATCCGCGATCTGGCCCTGGCCCATGCCGTGGAAGACCATCTGGATCAATGCCGGCGGGATCTCCTGCTGCTTTCCCGTCTTTCCCTGACGCCGGAAAGCATGCCCGCCGCCTTTGCCGCCCTGCAGGAATCCAGCTCCATCGACTATTGCGAGTTCGGCTACATCGCGCCCAATGCCGGGCAACACATTTTTTTCGTGACGCATGCCGGTGAACCGCATCCCGTTCCCGGAGCGGCCATTGCCGACATACGGCCCAGCCCGTTTCGCCATCTGGATGACCTGCCGCCCTTGCGCAACGGAGAGGTGCATCCCTCCCCTATTCTGGACGTGGAATATCCTCTGCCTCTGCCACAAAATACAGGCCACAGGGTGGGCGAACGCATCATTCGATTCACCACGCCGTTCACGGCAAAGGGTTCCACCAGTCCGGGACACCTTTGTCTGGGCATCCGCGCCAGGGATCTGCGCAATCTGCTCTCCCTCTACAATTCGCGGCGGTCCCCCATCTGGGGCTATCCCCGCTCCGATGAAGTGCGGTTCAGCTACCTGTTTGATCCCACAGGATGGATACTCTTTCAATCCGACCAGTTGGACAAACCAAACGCAGAGTTGGGCACTTTTCTGGCCCGGTCCGGGTACACGGGAACCCTGGGCAGACCCGGCCTGCCGTGCGCATTTCGCCCGGGTACGGCTCACGCCGATTATTGGAACATGGTCATGGATGCCGCCGAAGGGCGTGACGGCATTCTCCGCCTGCGTGACGACGGCCATACCTCCAAAGAAGTCAACAGCTATTACCTTTCCTGGGCACCCATCCGGTTCCGAATGTCGCCGAACAAACCGCCCATGGTCTACGCGGGTGCCACATTCGTGGACCGCAGCCGGCTCACGGTCACGGCAGGCTACGAATACATCGACGTCATGCTGCTCATCACCCTGGGCAGCACGCTGCTGCTTTCCCTGCTGGTCTACCTCATGAGCCGACTGTCCATGGGTCCAATTTACCGACTCACCAAGGCCGTGTCCGCCATGCAGACGTCCGGGCGTCTCCAACGCCTGACTCTGCCGGAATCCGGATATGAGACCGGCCGCCTCCAAGCCGCCATCAACGGGATGATCGACCGCGTCCGGGACCAGATGGAACAAATCCGCCAACGCGACGAAGCCATTGAACACGTCAACCTCAAGGAACCGGCCCGCCTGGAGGGGGACACGGCCCTGCTTGAAGAGGTTCTCCAGGGCGACATGCCCGACATCGTGGGCGTGGGACCGCGCATGGCCTTGTTCAAGTCCGACATTGCACGGGCCGCCCAGGTGGATGTGGACGTATTGGTCATGGGCGAAACAGGCACAGGCAAACAATTGGTGGCCGAAGCCGTCCACCGTCAAAGCCGACGGGCCGAGCGACCATTCATCTCCATCAACTGCGGGGCGCTGGATGAGAACCTGCTTCTGGACGCCCTGTTCGGCCACGTCAAAGGCGCATTCAGCGAAGCGCGATCCGACCGCAAGGGAGCATTCCAGGAAGCGGACGGCGGCACCTTGTTTCTGGATGAAATCCAGTCCGCATCCGCCAAGGTCCAACAAGCGCTGCTGCGCGCCATTGCCATGCGCAAAATCAAACCCCTGGGGCGCGACATGGAAGTGGATGTGGACGTACGGCTCATTTGCGCCACCAACGCGAACCTCGCCCAGATGATTCAGGACGGAGACTTCCGGGAAGACCTGTACTATCGCCTGAAGGTTCTCACCATTCAGACGCCCCCGCTGCGGGAACATCCGGAGAGCATCCCCCTGCTGGCCCTGCACTATCTTCGCCAGGCCGAACTGCTGGTAAACCGCTCGGGCATGAGCCTGAGCAAGGGGGCCGTGCGCAAAATGACGGGCTACCACTGGCCGGGCAACATTCGCGAACTCATCAACAGCATCACCCGGGCCGCGGTCATGGCGGAAACAGAGGTCATCCAGGCAGAAGAAATCAAGCTCGAAATCGAGGGTCTTCGGTACGTTTCCCCCTTGGATCAGGACGCCATCGGCGGCTGCGGCCCATGCGATGATCCCAGTGGTCAGGAAGCAACCCCGCTGGACGAAACCAATACCACGCCACCCGGCCAGGACGATTCGATTCCTGGTCCGGAATCATCCTCGGAAGCCCGGGTCCAATCCGGCGATGCATCCGTGGACTCCACAAAACAGCCGGATATCCCTCCGAAAGAACGGCATAAATCCGTCCCGACACGCTCCCGGTCGGATGCTCCCAAGCCCACGCCGCCCATCTCCGACGGACCGCCGGAACTCAATCGGCGGCAAAAGCGCGCCCTACCCGTTATCCGCAAGCGAGGAGTGGTCAGCCGAAACGACTATCAGAGCATTGTCGGCGGAAAACTGGCGTCGCGCACGGCCATTTACGATTTGCAGGACATGGTCAAAAAAGGATTACTTATCAAGGAGGGCCGGGGTCCGGCCACGCGTTATGTGGTCAACCCCAAGGCGCGCCGTCTCAACGATTGA
- a CDS encoding SLC13 family permease has protein sequence MAESTKKKATGYDKYVNWKLLIIPVILFAVIVLLPTPQSMQKVGMQYQVGPKAVVGYLAQELFQEKSSNLAQWQLVTCQMMEQNMRMGAMSRDRFLKRDAKWCKKYKIPVDGANLKRALEYVDTEVTADQYQALLKGAFDLRMHRLNYDELSDKDQVKADKGSWEIKVAIALVVFVVFCFVTECMPLPGVAFCIGLILVFTGVVSRRDVAGLYWSDACWFIMGSLMFAAAFVKTGVDKRVCLMMFKKLAVPNARWITLIFFVIIAPLAAFISDHALAAMFLPIGMLLYQNSLTDEIPEDPELAKMLMIAIAMACNIGGPGAPSGGARNVIMMTYLTDMFGFDIGYFQWVTYCFPFILIMIPLTWLLVNWRFKPRITSLAPAMRHLQSEIGKMGGWNKHQVWALIIFLVMVYGWFTEKIFYNMGIYPVRLGIGVIAVAGAVAYLLAGVVNWRDYQEKVDWGVVWLYAGAIIFGRTLDKTGAAYWLAQSVVDFMAPLGMDSGISLMLTSNGLTAVLTNLMADGPAAAAVGPITLNMAGIVHPGTTYLPFMAMSTAVASSFAYCLIIGTPPNAIVYASGYLEPKDYLRVGVPAWFVANIVLILLTAVYWSLRGFGDLPGF, from the coding sequence ATGGCTGAATCCACCAAGAAGAAAGCCACAGGATACGATAAGTACGTAAACTGGAAGCTGCTGATCATACCGGTCATCCTGTTCGCGGTCATCGTGCTGTTGCCCACGCCGCAAAGCATGCAGAAAGTGGGCATGCAGTATCAGGTGGGACCCAAGGCGGTTGTCGGGTATCTGGCGCAGGAGCTGTTCCAGGAGAAATCGTCCAACCTGGCGCAGTGGCAGCTCGTCACCTGTCAGATGATGGAACAGAACATGCGCATGGGCGCCATGTCCAGAGACCGTTTTTTGAAGCGTGACGCCAAGTGGTGCAAAAAATATAAGATCCCCGTTGACGGTGCCAACCTTAAGCGGGCGCTGGAATACGTGGATACCGAGGTGACCGCGGATCAGTACCAGGCGTTGCTGAAAGGCGCGTTTGATCTGCGTATGCACCGGCTCAACTATGACGAATTGTCGGATAAGGATCAGGTCAAGGCGGATAAGGGGAGTTGGGAGATCAAGGTAGCCATCGCCCTGGTGGTCTTCGTGGTCTTCTGCTTTGTTACCGAATGCATGCCCCTGCCCGGCGTAGCCTTCTGCATCGGCCTGATCCTGGTTTTCACGGGTGTGGTCTCCCGGCGCGACGTGGCCGGACTGTATTGGTCGGACGCCTGCTGGTTCATCATGGGTTCTCTCATGTTTGCCGCGGCATTTGTCAAAACCGGCGTGGATAAGCGCGTTTGTCTGATGATGTTCAAAAAGTTGGCCGTGCCCAACGCCCGTTGGATTACGCTGATCTTTTTTGTCATCATCGCCCCGCTGGCCGCGTTCATTTCGGACCACGCCCTGGCCGCCATGTTCCTGCCCATCGGTATGTTGCTGTATCAGAACAGCCTCACCGATGAGATTCCCGAGGATCCGGAGCTGGCGAAAATGCTCATGATCGCCATTGCCATGGCCTGCAACATCGGTGGGCCGGGCGCTCCTTCGGGCGGCGCACGAAACGTGATCATGATGACCTACCTCACCGATATGTTCGGATTCGATATCGGGTACTTCCAGTGGGTCACCTACTGCTTCCCCTTCATCTTGATCATGATTCCCCTGACCTGGCTGCTGGTCAACTGGCGCTTCAAGCCGAGAATCACGTCTCTGGCTCCGGCCATGCGTCACCTCCAGAGCGAGATTGGCAAGATGGGCGGCTGGAACAAGCACCAGGTCTGGGCGCTGATCATCTTCCTGGTCATGGTGTACGGCTGGTTCACGGAAAAGATCTTCTACAACATGGGCATCTATCCCGTGCGTCTAGGCATCGGCGTTATCGCCGTGGCCGGTGCGGTGGCCTACCTGCTGGCCGGCGTGGTCAACTGGCGGGACTATCAGGAGAAGGTGGACTGGGGCGTTGTCTGGCTGTACGCGGGCGCGATCATCTTCGGTCGCACCCTGGATAAGACAGGCGCGGCCTATTGGCTGGCCCAGTCCGTGGTGGACTTCATGGCTCCGCTCGGTATGGACAGCGGCATCTCCCTGATGCTTACTTCCAACGGACTCACCGCTGTGCTGACCAACCTCATGGCGGATGGTCCCGCAGCAGCCGCGGTCGGTCCCATCACGTTGAACATGGCCGGCATCGTGCATCCGGGTACCACGTATCTGCCCTTCATGGCCATGTCCACGGCAGTGGCCTCGTCCTTTGCCTACTGCCTGATCATCGGTACGCCGCCCAACGCCATCGTGTACGCTTCGGGCTACCTGGAGCCAAAGGACTACCTCCGTGTGGGCGTACCCGCATGGTTTGTGGCCAACATCGTACTGATTCTGCTTACCGCTGTGTACTGGAGCTTAAGGGGGTTCGGCGATCTGCCGGGCTTCTGA